A single region of the Marinobacter nanhaiticus D15-8W genome encodes:
- the xerC gene encoding tyrosine recombinase XerC produces MSELPDTLTEPLARFVEHLRSERRHSAHTCSNYRRDIERLAIALAEDDRKHWSDLDVHGLRRHVANLSRAGLGGRSVARHLSSIRRFYEFLLREREVKDNPALDVRAPKSGKKLPRVADVDQLNHLLNASPDDPLEVRDRAMFELIYSSGLRLAELVGLDLDNLDPVDREIRVLGKGSKTRVLPVGRQAWQALEEWQRVRRELALDGQRALFLSRNGDRLSPRSVQARMHRWGLHKGADQRLHPHLFRHSFASHLLESSGDLRAVQELLGHADISTTQVYTHLDYQHLARVYDRAHPRAKRRKPEGPAES; encoded by the coding sequence ATGAGCGAGTTGCCCGACACCTTGACCGAGCCGCTGGCCCGGTTCGTCGAACACCTGCGTTCCGAGCGACGTCACTCGGCCCATACCTGCTCCAACTACCGGCGTGATATCGAGCGCCTTGCCATCGCGCTGGCCGAGGACGACCGCAAGCACTGGTCCGACCTCGATGTGCATGGCTTGCGGCGCCACGTGGCCAACCTTAGCCGCGCGGGCCTTGGGGGAAGGAGTGTCGCCCGCCACCTGTCGTCCATCCGGCGTTTTTACGAGTTCCTCTTGCGCGAGCGTGAGGTGAAGGACAACCCGGCCCTGGATGTCCGGGCGCCGAAGTCCGGCAAGAAGCTTCCGCGCGTCGCCGACGTAGACCAGCTCAACCACCTGCTGAATGCGTCGCCGGACGATCCGCTGGAAGTGCGCGATCGCGCCATGTTCGAGCTGATCTATTCGTCGGGTCTGCGTCTGGCGGAACTGGTCGGGCTGGACCTGGATAACCTCGACCCCGTGGACCGGGAAATCCGGGTGTTGGGTAAAGGCAGCAAGACGCGGGTCCTGCCGGTTGGGCGTCAGGCTTGGCAGGCCCTGGAGGAATGGCAGCGGGTTCGCCGCGAATTGGCGCTAGACGGTCAACGGGCCCTGTTCCTGAGCCGCAACGGCGACCGGCTGAGTCCGCGTAGCGTACAGGCCCGTATGCATCGCTGGGGGCTGCACAAGGGTGCGGACCAGCGGTTGCATCCACACCTGTTCCGGCATTCCTTCGCCAGCCATCTCCTTGAATCCAGCGGTGACCTGCGAGCAGTCCAGGAACTCCTGGGCCATGCGGATATCTCAACAACCCAGGTGTACACCCACCTGGATTACCAGCACTTGGCGCGGGTATACGACAGGGCCCATCCCAGGGCAAAGCGGCGCAAACCCGAGGGCCCGGCGGAATCGTAA
- a CDS encoding sensor domain-containing diguanylate cyclase, with protein sequence MDLNDAAPHDWQEERYTLQRLLVRTSLFAAGQDGTIDTLLDNLRNALRHESCELDSLRRLQHDLDEALERLDGKRAHTERQLKLSLTSLLAVFEETGETSRKQYRALEKQIDKLELDGEAITTWLVDLAALAGHPDAPTSEEAGTSRQEARGWRRLFSRHEDEPESAAPQPTAQLQPTASEDSESEQRLRIARRIGELLGHVLEQVSLEPNAHARAVHLKQLLDQSYEWSELRDALNEIVDLVIAAVSRGRSEFEDFLKRLDERLAALKANCEAQAEAGADRRSATEALDQVLSTQLEDMGTAVSRSTSLDQLKASVTRNIQSISDSFRDYRDEDCRREKVLEEKLVAMQEKLAGMEAYSEQVQEQLRTERSRALTDTLSQLPNREAWQQRLQLEFDRWRRYRHPITLAVLDIDHFKKVNDSFGHKAGDRVIQLVAKALCDRLRTTDFVARYGGEEFVMLLPETDIDVAYRVLDDLRMHIAGLPFHFQNQPVTITVSVGIVPFGSSDSPEELFDLGDKALYRAKHEGRNRVVRA encoded by the coding sequence ATGGATCTCAATGACGCTGCTCCCCACGACTGGCAGGAAGAACGATATACGCTGCAGCGTTTGCTGGTGCGCACCAGCCTGTTCGCGGCGGGTCAGGACGGGACCATCGACACCCTGCTCGACAACCTGCGTAACGCCCTGCGCCACGAATCCTGTGAGCTCGATAGCCTGCGCCGGCTCCAGCATGACCTGGACGAGGCACTGGAGCGCCTTGATGGTAAGCGTGCCCACACCGAGCGCCAGCTGAAACTATCGCTGACCAGCCTCCTTGCGGTATTCGAAGAGACTGGCGAGACCTCCCGCAAGCAGTACCGGGCGCTGGAAAAGCAGATCGACAAACTGGAACTGGATGGCGAAGCCATCACCACCTGGCTCGTGGATCTGGCGGCGTTGGCAGGCCATCCCGACGCGCCCACGTCAGAGGAAGCCGGGACTTCCAGGCAAGAGGCTCGCGGTTGGCGGCGCCTTTTCTCTCGCCATGAAGACGAGCCCGAGTCGGCTGCGCCACAGCCCACTGCGCAGCTCCAGCCCACGGCGTCGGAGGACTCCGAGTCGGAGCAGCGTCTGCGAATCGCCCGCCGAATCGGGGAATTGCTCGGCCATGTGCTCGAGCAGGTCAGCCTTGAACCCAATGCTCATGCCCGAGCCGTGCACCTCAAGCAGTTACTCGATCAGAGTTACGAATGGAGCGAACTGCGGGATGCCCTCAACGAGATCGTCGACCTGGTCATCGCGGCGGTGAGCCGTGGTCGGAGCGAGTTCGAGGACTTCCTCAAGCGTCTCGATGAGCGGCTTGCAGCCCTAAAGGCAAACTGTGAGGCGCAGGCGGAGGCGGGCGCCGATCGCCGTAGCGCGACAGAGGCCCTGGATCAGGTGCTGAGCACCCAGCTTGAGGATATGGGTACCGCGGTCTCGCGGTCGACGAGCCTGGACCAGTTGAAGGCGTCGGTTACCCGCAATATCCAATCGATTTCCGATTCCTTCCGCGACTACCGCGATGAAGACTGTCGGCGTGAAAAAGTGCTGGAGGAAAAGCTGGTCGCCATGCAGGAAAAGCTGGCGGGTATGGAAGCCTACTCCGAGCAGGTCCAGGAACAGCTGCGCACCGAACGCTCGCGGGCACTGACTGACACGCTCTCCCAGCTACCCAATCGCGAAGCCTGGCAGCAAAGACTGCAACTGGAGTTCGACCGCTGGCGGCGCTATCGCCATCCGATCACCCTGGCGGTGCTGGATATCGATCACTTCAAGAAGGTCAACGACTCCTTTGGGCATAAGGCCGGCGACCGGGTGATCCAGTTGGTGGCCAAAGCCCTCTGTGATCGTCTGCGTACCACCGATTTCGTGGCCCGCTACGGTGGTGAGGAATTCGTCATGCTGTTGCCCGAGACGGACATTGACGTGGCTTACAGGGTTCTGGACGACTTGCGCATGCACATCGCCGGTTTGCCGTTCCATTTCCAGAACCAGCCAGTGACGATTACCGTCTCTGTGGGCATTGTGCCTTTTGGCAGCAGCGATAGCCCGGAAGAGCTGTTTGACCTGGGTGACAAGGCGCTCTACCGGGCCAAGCACGAAGGACGGAACCGGGTTGTTCGGGCCTGA
- a CDS encoding DUF484 family protein, giving the protein MTDQASTNPAVTVTEQDVVAYLKDNPDFFVRQDELLRSLKLPHDSGRAISLVERQVHLFREQRDMLRHELGELIEIARHNDRLFEKSKRLLTHVIEARSLNEMASVIDDSIRGDFGLDAASLIVFDDVDTAAEPEGALVRVARDAAQSQLGALLDGQRAVCGQFRMDQRAFLFPRRENPIASVALVPLRHGDLLGLFAIGSEQAGYFDESMGSLFLTYISDTLSRLLPPLMARHSAHATVAEAEEKVAESR; this is encoded by the coding sequence ATGACTGACCAGGCGTCGACGAATCCGGCCGTAACCGTGACCGAGCAGGACGTCGTGGCGTACCTGAAGGACAATCCCGACTTCTTCGTGCGTCAGGACGAGTTGTTGCGCAGCCTGAAATTGCCCCATGACAGTGGCCGGGCGATTTCCCTGGTGGAGCGCCAGGTACACCTGTTCCGTGAGCAGCGGGACATGCTGCGTCATGAGCTGGGCGAGCTGATTGAGATTGCCCGCCACAACGACCGGTTGTTCGAAAAGAGTAAGCGCCTGCTTACCCATGTAATCGAAGCCCGTTCCCTCAATGAGATGGCATCGGTCATCGACGACAGTATCCGCGGCGATTTTGGCCTGGATGCGGCTTCCCTGATCGTGTTCGACGATGTCGATACTGCTGCCGAACCGGAAGGTGCCCTGGTCCGGGTGGCCCGCGATGCTGCACAGTCCCAGCTTGGCGCCCTGCTGGATGGTCAGCGTGCCGTATGCGGCCAGTTCCGCATGGATCAGCGTGCATTCCTGTTCCCACGTCGGGAAAATCCCATTGCTTCGGTCGCACTGGTGCCGTTGCGGCATGGTGACTTGCTGGGACTGTTCGCCATCGGTAGTGAGCAGGCGGGCTATTTCGACGAGAGTATGGGCTCGCTGTTCCTGACCTATATCAGCGACACCTTGAGCCGTTTGCTGCCGCCCCTGATGGCGCGCCACAGTGCCCACGCCACAGTGGCTGAAGCCGAGGAAAAGGTTGCCGAATCACGCTGA
- a CDS encoding DUF2789 domain-containing protein translates to MDTSQHNLHTLFEQLGLPADQESIETFIAKYAPLPQEVALPDATFWTAAQSSFLHQGIEDDSDWAEVIDELDALLRH, encoded by the coding sequence ATGGACACGAGTCAGCACAATTTGCACACGCTTTTCGAACAGCTCGGCTTACCGGCAGACCAGGAAAGCATTGAGACGTTCATCGCCAAGTACGCCCCACTCCCCCAGGAAGTGGCCCTGCCCGACGCCACCTTCTGGACGGCCGCCCAATCCAGCTTCCTGCATCAGGGTATCGAAGACGATTCCGACTGGGCCGAAGTGATCGACGAGCTGGACGCGTTACTACGGCATTAA